The following coding sequences lie in one Pseudorasbora parva isolate DD20220531a chromosome 18, ASM2467924v1, whole genome shotgun sequence genomic window:
- the rbm41 gene encoding RNA-binding protein 41 gives MKRVTRHACDDVPIPEEQETEGQRQLHNLLLRQLDTDVNFDRCVAKKKCFAPAAVYKPFGEQAAGVRSLSQFQALQDGDQELAALRDLGLTDAEIELWRCRDQLENSWKDRGVCVAPEAKNERLQAIRDKMVAHAELLSRPQRFSSSRPLSRREMEIEKALFHGSDRCSFLTALYHREEESLDSQQGATSAITMDHLYKDFLEGQSKKKSSASESFPQPKIDTNIQCKSSSSKTDQSTCAVCDSSPSKDQLITPNSSTLSDTVIQPQSQEKSVKTFKMTVNQSIGTLSAAFVQDGPVTVSGRIEDISDEEIKNNRQTEEDVRNIPRFKNYQRGNPSNVLCVKNMSPRATVAQLVSLFSRFQKDDKQPILYRLLTGRLKGQAFITLSDVKSAQAALDLLNGYKLLEKPLVIEFGRERSKAADAQTDGSSVDPNTSPIQKDEQSCNDKPA, from the exons ATGAAGCG GGTTACACGTCATGCCTGTGATGACGTGCCCATCCCTGAAGAACAGGAGACAGAGGGCCAGAGACAACTACACAATCTGCTGCTACGGCAACTGGATACAGATGTAAACTTTGACCG GTGTGTGGCTAAGAAGAAATGCTTCGCTCCTGCAGCCGTATACAAGCCTTTTGGGGAACAGGCAGCAGGTGTGAGGAGTCTGTCCCAGTTTCAGGCCTTGCAGGACGGGGATCAAGAACTGGCTGCTCTAAGAGACTTGGGCCTTACAGATGCTGAAATAGAGCTGTGGAGATGCAGGGACCAGCTGGAGAACTCTTGGAAG GACAGAGGGGTTTGTGTGGCACCAGAGGCAAAAAATGAGCGACTGCAGGCCATCCGGGATAAAATGGTGGCACATGCGGAGCTGCTGTCCCGACCTCAGCGTTTCTCGAGCAGTCGGCCTCTTTCCCGTAGGGAGATGGAAATTGAAAAGGCTCTTTTTCATGGCAGTGACCGCTGCAGCTTCCTTACTGCCCTTTACCATCGAG AAGAAGAGTCACTGGATAGCCAACAGGGGGCAACATCTGCCATCACAATGGACCATTTGTATAAAGACTTTCTTGAAGgccagagtaaaaaaaaatctagtgcTTCAGAGAGTTTTCCTCAACCAAAAATTGACACTAATATCCAATGTAAATCGTCAAGCTCTAAAACTGACCAATCAACTTGCGCAGTCTGTGATTCCAGTCCATCCAAAGACCAACTCATAACCCCAAATTCAAGCACTTTGTCGGACACTGTCATCCAACCACAGTCTCaagaaaaaagtgttaaaacttttaaaatgacAGTTAATCAGTCCATTGGCACACTGAGTGCTGCTTTTGTCCAAGATGGGCCCGTTACAGTAAGTGGAAGGATAGAGGATATTTCAGATGAAGAGATCAAGAACAATCGTCAGACAGAAGAGGATGTAAGGAATATTCCCCGATTTAAGAATTACCAGAGAGGAAATCCATCCAAC GTCCTGTGCGTGAAGAACATGAGTCCACGGGCAACAGTGGCTCAGTTGGTTTCTCTTTTTTCAAGGTTTCAGAAGGATGACAAACAGCCCATTCTGTACCGCTTGCTGACTGGCCGACTCAAGGGCCAGGCTTTCATTACGCTCTCTG ATGTCAAAAGTGCCCAAGCAGCTCTAGACTTGTTAAATGGCTACAAGCTGCTTGAAAAGCCACTGGTCATCGAGTTTGGCAGAGAGAGAAGTAAAGCGGCTGATGCACAGACTGATGGATCCTCTGTAGATCCCAACACCTCTCCAATACAAAAAGATGAACAGTCCTGCAACGACAAACCTGCCTAA
- the cldn2 gene encoding claudin-2: MAIAALELMGFFFGLFGMLGTLVATLLPYWATSAHVSPNIVTAVDTMKGLWMECVYQSTGAFQCETYNTLLGLSTDQQAARAMMVISSIFSVMACAVSTIGMQCTVCMDGSSTKTKVAGAGGFLFLLAGLLSLIPVSWKTHEVVQTFYMQNMPASLKFEIGDCLYVGLASSLLSMIGGGLLSASCCDDLDGSRGTRRHYPYPDRTNPRGQPLSMPYHPANLQFTTNPKHTNKNQTLNSHTSTSTHSTTPAQDARKSARQNTAAGYDVTGYV, from the coding sequence ATGGCGATAGCAGCGCTGGAGTTGATGGGTTTCTTTTTTGGCCTTTTTGGCATGCTTGGGACCCTGGTAGCCACTCTTCTGCCATATTGGGCAACGTCCGCACACGTTAGCCCAAATATCGTGACAGCAGTAGATACCATGAAAGGTCTGTGGATGGAGTGTGTGTACCAGAGCACTGGAGCCTTTCAGTGTGAGACCTACAACACCCTTCTGGGACTCTCCACTGATCAACAAGCAGCCAGGGCCATGATGGTCATCTCGTCCATCTTTTCTGTCATGGCCTGTGCAGTGTCCACCATCGGCATGCAGTGCACCGTCTGCATGGATGGCTCTTCGACCAAGACCAAGGTGGCTGGGGCAGGAGGTTTCCTGTTTCTCCTGGCAGGGCTATTGTCCTTGATCCCTGTGTCTTGGAAGACCCATGAGGTGGTGCAGACCTTCTACATGCAGAACATGCCAGCCAGTCTTAAGTTTGAGATAGGTGACTGTCTGTATGTGGGTTTGGCTTCTTCGCTTTTGTCCATGATAGGTGGAGGACTGCTGAGTGCATCCTGTTGTGATGATTTAGACGGTAGCAGGGGAACCAGGCGCCATTACCCCTACCCTGACCGCACTAACCCACGAGGACAGCCCCTTTCGATGCCCTACCATCCAGCTAACCTACAATTCACCACAAACCCCAAACATACCAACAAGAACCAGACCCTTAACAGCCATACAAGCACTAGTACCCACTCCACCACGCCTGCACAGGATGCCAGGAAATCGGCTCGGCAGAATACAGCAGCCGGGTATGACGTCACCGGCTACGTTTGA